In Methylovirgula sp., a single genomic region encodes these proteins:
- a CDS encoding DUF4239 domain-containing protein, producing MAGFKFATVGVLYAVLLAFAIILVWKKYADADNTVEKEAGAAAALYHISSGLESNEASALKTALTAYLRSAVSNEWPAMEGGGESKKTHTALEALYNAVSMSAKSQGSSPIASEIFRQIDDLTQARRARLEAAEGAVPGVVWAVLLVGAVLTISFTFFFGTINLRAQMLMTALLSVLIFSALLVVVVLDRPFSGTVKVGPNAITEVIADHADP from the coding sequence GTGGCCGGCTTTAAGTTCGCGACAGTCGGCGTGCTTTACGCAGTGCTTCTTGCCTTTGCGATCATTCTGGTTTGGAAAAAGTACGCGGACGCCGACAACACTGTTGAGAAAGAGGCCGGTGCCGCTGCAGCATTGTATCATATCTCTTCCGGTTTAGAGTCGAACGAAGCTTCGGCCCTGAAGACCGCTTTGACGGCATATCTGCGGTCGGCTGTTTCCAATGAATGGCCGGCGATGGAAGGCGGTGGAGAAAGCAAGAAAACGCATACTGCGTTGGAAGCCCTCTACAATGCGGTTTCCATGTCAGCAAAATCCCAGGGTAGCAGCCCTATTGCATCTGAAATATTCCGGCAGATCGACGATCTAACTCAGGCGCGGCGCGCAAGACTTGAGGCGGCGGAGGGTGCGGTGCCAGGCGTAGTTTGGGCGGTTCTTCTCGTTGGCGCAGTCTTGACGATCAGCTTCACATTTTTCTTTGGCACTATCAATTTGCGAGCGCAGATGCTTATGACCGCGCTGCTTTCGGTTTTGATTTTTTCCGCGCTTCTGGTCGTCGTGGTTTTGGATCGCCCGTTTTCGGGAACGGTTAAGGTCGGCCCCAATGCCATTACCGAAGTTATTGCCGATCATGCTGACCCCTGA
- a CDS encoding cold-shock protein, which produces MTIGTVKFFNDQKGFGFIQPDDGGADVFVHVSAVERSGLRGLVEGQKVSFETETDRRSGKLAAVNLQAT; this is translated from the coding sequence ATGACCATCGGCACAGTAAAGTTTTTCAACGATCAAAAAGGTTTCGGCTTTATTCAGCCAGACGACGGTGGTGCGGACGTTTTCGTGCATGTGAGCGCTGTAGAGCGTTCCGGCCTTCGCGGCCTTGTAGAAGGTCAGAAGGTGAGCTTCGAGACTGAGACAGATCGCCGTTCGGGCAAGCTGGCTGCGGTCAATCTGCAAGCCACGTAA
- a CDS encoding IS5 family transposase: MARRRIGQERFGFATDRDQRSSLDDLVELIDWTPIDCALRVISCAAKGEPAWPPLSLFKAMLLSIWYDLSDVKLAEALDDRGSFRRFCGFSVSEPTPERTAFVRFRKALVGHGLDRILFEEITRQLKAKAVRVKTGTLVDATIIASTSEGDGEAHWVKHKGRPAVHGFKAHVGADADTALVEELAVTPANVNDGRAGPDALPANPGEVFADSAYRGSHFAAAVRAKGGTPRIVATGMWGRDEAETSARLHAWNRPIHRIRGRIEKIFGTWKRSYGL, translated from the coding sequence ATGGCACGTCGGCGCATTGGTCAGGAGAGATTTGGTTTTGCCACTGATCGCGACCAACGCTCCTCGCTGGATGATCTTGTCGAACTGATCGACTGGACGCCGATCGATTGTGCCCTGCGTGTGATTTCCTGTGCTGCCAAGGGAGAGCCGGCCTGGCCGCCACTGTCGTTGTTCAAGGCGATGCTGCTTTCAATCTGGTACGACTTGTCAGACGTCAAGCTTGCCGAGGCGCTGGATGACAGAGGCTCGTTCCGACGCTTCTGCGGATTTTCGGTTTCGGAGCCGACACCCGAGCGCACGGCTTTTGTGCGTTTCCGAAAGGCCCTTGTTGGCCATGGCTTGGACAGGATCCTGTTCGAGGAAATCACTCGTCAGCTCAAGGCAAAGGCGGTCCGTGTGAAGACCGGCACGCTTGTCGATGCGACGATCATTGCCTCGACCAGCGAGGGTGACGGCGAAGCGCATTGGGTCAAACACAAGGGCAGACCGGCGGTTCATGGTTTCAAGGCCCATGTCGGCGCCGATGCCGATACTGCCCTTGTCGAGGAACTTGCCGTCACGCCTGCCAATGTCAACGATGGCAGGGCTGGCCCCGATGCTCTGCCGGCCAATCCCGGCGAGGTGTTTGCCGACAGTGCTTATCGAGGAAGCCATTTCGCGGCGGCCGTGCGTGCGAAGGGCGGGACGCCTCGTATCGTCGCCACCGGCATGTGGGGCCGTGACGAAGCCGAAACATCGGCACGCCTTCATGCCTGGAACCGGCCCATTCACCGCATCCGCGGGCGGATCGAGAAGATCTTCGGGACCTGGAAACGCAGCTACGGTCTTTGA
- a CDS encoding tetratricopeptide repeat protein encodes MGQVQSGAAALVPLGEALAYIERCRGEGRLIEAEAVCRQILDAQPNLPEAWHLLGITAHQAGRLSDAIAHLTRATQLSPQNALFLSNLGEMYRQGGQLKRAIETGRRAVAADPAMAVAWSNLGAAYFELKDYKDAIEANQHAIAADPNLAQGHCNLGNALHGLKRFDEAIIAYRRAVEINPSYVDALANLGTALHHNGHYAEAMAALRRAIALSPEHANAHSGLGILLLMQGDFAEGWAEYEWRLRSSERKGPRFPVRGWQGESLVGKHIYVQAEQGFGDTLQFVRYIPWLAKRAGKVSLRVHQELLSLMRESFPGIDVYGDRGDPGPFDCDIALMSLPQFFKTRFETIPSEVPYLRASVATTERWAQRLAPMHGLKVGLVWGGNPEHVNDRRRSLDIAHFGPLLDVPGVSFASLQFGPRVMDLKKLKGTSKVLDLSRELGDFANTAGAVMALDVVITIDSSSAHLAGALGKPVWTLISDIADWRWRLNIEDNVWYPNMRLFRQGPGEDWSHVVARIETALRLAGAGDTSALLPFWELGAGRAADARTILEIETQRARIPSAVAAPERPTSPGHLLILAERKRRAGFLGDAEEFSRRAIESQPGNAEAIHNLGLIAHQSGKAHEAIAHLRRAIALAPDQALYHANLGEMCRLAGLTDEAISEGRRAVEIDPNYPSALSNLGIALFDQNKFEDALDYLDRAVALQPDFAKAHSNRGNALLRLRRFAEAEPSYRHAVELEPDFADGWNNLGTCLRELKHREDAEVAYRKALALKPHDPDILDNLALALKDLSRLDEAAECARRALAIEGRDPKLHIHAGVIFLDQHKIDEAGTAAAHALALNPNDHDVLNLMGRVAFEREKLDESVDYYRRALAVKPDLADAHNNMGNALKEFGRLDEAREAYIKAIDLDPASTGAYVNLADSMKFELGDPILARMEALADKTESLSQIDRIHLDYALGKAYADLADHKRALTHFIAGSAARRQMISYDEAAAMAFFDRIENVFTADLIAEKSGDGDSSKRPIFILGMPRSGTTLVEQILASHPMVHGAGELTEFNEAVDSIKGLDGAALTYPEFVPPLGASALRQLGGRYLELVCKRSPSGERLTDKMPSNYYFLGLIHLALPNAKIIHTVRDPIDTCISCFSKLFSAEQNHTYDLAELGRYYRRYEQLMTHWRRVLPTKSFLDVQYEDVVANLEGAARRIIAYCGLPWDDRCLAFHETNRPVRTASATQVRQPIYKNAIGRWRVYQEFLGPLLTALER; translated from the coding sequence ATGGGGCAAGTGCAGAGCGGCGCGGCGGCGCTCGTTCCGCTCGGCGAAGCGCTTGCTTATATCGAGCGCTGCCGCGGTGAGGGCCGGCTCATCGAAGCCGAGGCCGTATGCCGGCAAATTCTCGACGCGCAGCCAAATTTGCCCGAAGCCTGGCATCTCCTCGGCATTACGGCGCATCAGGCCGGGCGGCTTTCAGACGCTATCGCTCACCTGACGCGGGCAACGCAACTCTCGCCGCAAAATGCGCTGTTCCTCAGCAACCTTGGCGAAATGTATCGGCAGGGCGGGCAGCTCAAGCGCGCAATCGAGACCGGCCGGCGCGCCGTTGCCGCTGATCCCGCTATGGCCGTTGCCTGGAGCAATCTCGGCGCCGCGTATTTCGAATTGAAAGACTACAAAGATGCCATCGAGGCGAACCAACATGCAATCGCCGCCGATCCAAATCTGGCGCAGGGTCATTGCAATCTCGGCAATGCGCTGCATGGCCTGAAGCGCTTCGACGAAGCGATCATCGCCTATCGCCGCGCGGTCGAGATAAATCCTTCCTATGTTGATGCTTTGGCCAATCTCGGCACGGCGCTGCATCACAACGGTCATTACGCCGAGGCAATGGCGGCGCTGCGCCGGGCGATCGCGCTTTCGCCCGAGCATGCCAATGCCCATTCGGGCCTTGGCATATTGCTTTTAATGCAGGGCGACTTTGCCGAGGGATGGGCGGAATACGAGTGGCGGCTTCGTTCGAGCGAACGCAAAGGGCCACGCTTTCCCGTGCGTGGCTGGCAGGGCGAGAGTCTCGTCGGCAAGCACATCTATGTGCAGGCCGAGCAAGGGTTCGGCGATACACTGCAATTTGTCCGTTATATCCCCTGGCTTGCAAAGCGCGCCGGCAAGGTGAGCCTGCGGGTGCATCAGGAACTCCTGAGTCTGATGCGCGAGAGCTTTCCCGGCATCGATGTTTATGGTGACCGCGGCGACCCCGGGCCTTTCGATTGCGACATTGCGCTGATGAGTCTGCCGCAATTTTTCAAAACACGGTTCGAGACGATTCCGTCGGAGGTGCCTTATCTCCGGGCGTCTGTTGCGACTACAGAACGCTGGGCGCAGCGTCTTGCGCCCATGCACGGGCTCAAAGTTGGATTGGTCTGGGGCGGTAATCCCGAACATGTCAACGATAGGCGCCGCTCGCTCGACATAGCCCATTTCGGACCGCTCCTTGATGTGCCGGGCGTTTCCTTCGCGAGCCTGCAATTCGGGCCGCGTGTGATGGATTTGAAGAAGCTCAAGGGTACATCGAAAGTCCTCGATCTTTCGCGCGAACTCGGCGACTTCGCCAACACCGCTGGCGCGGTCATGGCGCTCGATGTGGTCATCACGATCGATTCCTCATCAGCACATCTCGCCGGCGCTTTGGGCAAGCCGGTGTGGACGCTGATTTCCGATATCGCGGATTGGCGCTGGCGGCTGAATATCGAGGACAATGTTTGGTATCCGAATATGCGTCTCTTCCGCCAGGGACCAGGCGAAGATTGGTCGCATGTCGTCGCGCGGATCGAGACAGCGTTGCGGTTGGCCGGGGCCGGCGACACATCCGCTCTTCTGCCGTTCTGGGAATTGGGCGCGGGTCGCGCGGCTGACGCGCGAACAATTCTAGAAATAGAGACGCAGCGCGCACGGATTCCGTCGGCCGTTGCTGCACCGGAAAGACCAACGTCGCCTGGCCATCTTCTTATCCTCGCCGAGCGGAAGCGCCGCGCTGGCTTCCTCGGTGATGCGGAGGAATTCTCGCGCCGCGCAATTGAGTCTCAACCAGGGAACGCCGAAGCGATCCATAATCTCGGACTTATCGCGCACCAATCAGGCAAAGCGCATGAGGCGATCGCGCATTTGCGTCGGGCGATCGCACTGGCGCCGGATCAGGCGCTTTATCATGCCAATCTCGGTGAAATGTGCCGCCTCGCCGGCCTCACGGATGAGGCGATCAGCGAGGGGCGGCGCGCCGTCGAAATCGACCCGAACTATCCCAGTGCGCTGAGCAATCTTGGCATCGCGCTTTTCGACCAGAACAAGTTTGAGGATGCGCTCGACTATCTTGACCGCGCCGTGGCCTTGCAACCCGATTTTGCCAAAGCCCACAGCAATCGTGGCAACGCGTTGCTAAGACTACGGCGCTTTGCCGAAGCTGAACCGTCATATCGTCACGCCGTCGAACTCGAACCGGATTTCGCCGACGGGTGGAATAATCTCGGCACATGCCTGCGCGAGTTAAAGCACCGTGAAGACGCTGAGGTTGCCTATCGCAAGGCGCTCGCCTTGAAGCCGCACGATCCCGACATCCTCGATAATCTGGCGCTTGCGCTCAAGGATCTATCGCGGCTTGACGAGGCCGCCGAATGCGCGCGCCGCGCGCTGGCAATCGAAGGACGCGATCCGAAACTTCACATCCATGCCGGCGTCATTTTCCTCGACCAACATAAAATCGACGAAGCTGGCACGGCCGCGGCGCACGCACTCGCGTTGAACCCCAACGATCACGATGTGCTCAATCTGATGGGGCGGGTCGCCTTCGAACGCGAGAAACTCGACGAGTCCGTAGACTATTACCGGCGCGCGCTCGCGGTGAAGCCCGATCTTGCGGACGCCCACAACAACATGGGCAATGCGTTGAAGGAATTCGGCCGGCTCGATGAAGCACGCGAGGCCTATATCAAGGCCATCGATCTCGATCCTGCGTCGACGGGAGCCTACGTCAATCTCGCCGATTCTATGAAGTTCGAGCTTGGTGACCCCATTCTCGCAAGGATGGAAGCGCTCGCCGACAAAACCGAGAGTCTTTCGCAGATCGACCGGATTCATCTCGATTATGCGCTGGGCAAGGCCTATGCCGATCTTGCCGACCATAAGCGTGCCCTCACTCATTTCATCGCTGGCAGCGCCGCAAGACGTCAAATGATTTCTTACGACGAAGCCGCCGCGATGGCATTCTTCGACAGGATTGAAAACGTCTTCACGGCCGATTTGATTGCGGAAAAATCGGGCGACGGGGATAGTTCAAAGCGGCCCATCTTCATTCTCGGGATGCCGCGCTCGGGTACGACACTGGTCGAGCAGATCCTCGCCAGCCATCCGATGGTGCATGGCGCGGGCGAACTCACCGAGTTCAACGAGGCCGTTGACAGCATCAAGGGGCTGGATGGCGCGGCGCTCACTTATCCAGAATTCGTGCCGCCGCTCGGTGCGTCAGCCTTGCGACAATTGGGCGGACGCTATCTCGAATTGGTGTGCAAGCGTTCGCCGTCCGGCGAACGCTTGACCGACAAAATGCCGTCGAATTATTATTTTCTCGGCCTCATCCATCTCGCGTTACCGAACGCCAAGATCATTCACACGGTGCGCGATCCGATCGACACCTGCATTTCCTGCTTCTCGAAATTGTTCTCAGCCGAGCAGAACCACACCTATGACCTCGCCGAACTGGGCCGTTACTACCGGCGCTACGAACAATTGATGACGCATTGGCGTCGGGTTCTGCCGACCAAAAGCTTCCTTGACGTGCAATACGAGGATGTCGTCGCTAACCTCGAAGGCGCGGCGCGGCGGATTATCGCCTATTGCGGCCTCCCCTGGGATGATCGGTGTTTGGCGTTTCATGAAACGAACCGTCCGGTGCGAACGGCGAGCGCAACGCAGGTGCGCCAACCCATTTACAAAAACGCAATTGGCCGCTGGCGTGTGTACCAAGAGTTCCTTGGACCTTTGCTAACAGCGCTCGAGCGTTAG